TTCGCGACCATGTTGGAGTTCAATATTTCCATATACTCCGGCATCATATCTTCAAACATCACGATGCTATCCAAAACCGGTTTCGGCCCAACAATATCAACATAAGACTCTAGCATATCAATATCAAGTAAAGTGGTATCAACCGGTGAAAGAACAGGCTTACTCACGTCGACTTTATCAATGCTCTCAACCTTCTCCGTACCCGCTACTGTCTCAATTACCTCTGGCGCATCTTCGATCAGCTCGCTGATGACATCTTGGATTGCACGAACCGACAATGGTTTACTGATCGCTTCGTCCATGCCTTTCTGGAAGTACTCTTGCTTGTTATTCAATACGTTCGCCGTTAATGCAACCAAAGGCGGCAGCTGGCTGTATTTCTCACGGTAGTATTGGGCAATGTCGAAACCTGTCATATCTGGCAGTTGGATGTCCAGTAATACCAAGTCATAGTCTTCAGGGTTGAAAGCTATTTGCGCCTCTTTACCCGTCATCACTACTGTCACTTCATGGCCTAAGCTTTCAAGTAGAGAACGAGCCACCGTAATATTAAGCTCAATGTCTTCGACCATAAAGATCTTTAGATTTGATTGCTTTCTTGGTGTCTTAATCAATGCTTGAGTATCGTGATTAACAGGCACACGAATAGAAACCGTAAAGGTACTACCAAAACCCTCTTCACTGGTGACTTCAATGTGGCCATCCATCATATTGATCAGTTGTTGAGATACAGCAAGGCCAATACCGGTACCAACGGCGTGTAGATTGTCCGTTCCCGATTTCACCTGATAGTACATCGCGAAGATTTTCTCGATTTCACTTTCAGGGATACCAATCCCGGTGTCTTCTACTTCCATCGTGATGTTAGCAAAGTCGCCATCAATGTCGGCGCTGACTGTCATCACTACACCACCATCTTTGGTGAACTTCATCGCGTTACTTACAAGGTTCCACAGAACCTGTCTAAGACGAGTACCATCCACTTCAACGGCAGCAGGAAGATCAGACAATCGTTCTAGATCGAATCTCAATCCTTTTTGTTCGGCCATCAATGCAGAGATACTTTCAATCTCAACAACGAAATCTTCAAAGTTGATTGGGGTTGGGAATAGCTCAAGCTTACGACGGTCGAACTTATCCATATCGATAATATCGTTAAAGATATTACCCAGTGTCACTGCGCTCACCTTGATGGTTTGCATCTGCTTGCGCTGTTCAGTGGTCAGTTGGCTATCGAGCAACATTCGGCTCAAACCAATGATGCCGTTAAGCGGTGTTCTTAGCTCATGACTAATGGTTGAGATAAAGGTGGTCTTATCGCGACTGGCTTTCTCTAGCGACTCTTGGTGCTCTTTACGCTCGGTAATATCACGACCAAAACCCACTAAGCCCAAGTGACGGCCATCTTTACTGTAGAAAGGCACTTTACGCAGTTCGAAGTAACTCTTACGTCCGTCAGGGTATTCAAGCCACTGGTCATAGGTCAGCGCTTGGTTGTCGGCAAATACTCTCTTGTCGGTTTCAACAACTTGCTGGGCAACCTCTTTGCTGTAGACATCCCAAGGCGTTAAGCCAACCAGTTCTTTTTCTGTTTTTCCGGTGAGCTCTTCCACCGCTCGGTTACAACCAGAAAACACACCATCTTCATTACGGTAGTAAATAAGGTCAGGAGAAGCATCGATAAACGAGCGCAATAGTGCCGTTCGCTCTGCCAGTTCAAGCTGAGTTCGCTCACGTTGGAACACCTCGTTCTCAAGGTCGTACATCGCTTCTGCACGTGCTTCCTCCGCTTTTTCACGCTCTTCAATTTCTTGATTAAGCTTCTCAATATTGAGCTGCAATTTATTGTTGAGCTCTTGGTCTCGCTCTCGCATGTCGCCAAGTTTAGAGACCAGTTTCGCTAGACGCTGACGAGACTCTTCCAACTGGTCAACGACCACCGATAAGAAATAAACCGCCCAAGGCGTGATCACTAAGCCGAAGAAAACTGAACGGACAATGTCGATATCATCAACATTACCTTTAAGTGCGAGGGTAATGCCGACTTGCACAACAACAGCGAGGGCAACAAGCGCTAAGGCGAGTAAGATAGAAAAGCGGACAATCCCCAGCTTTACGAGTAGATCCACGTAATACTGGGCAAGATTTTTCATGGGTTTCATTTAGCGCTCCATGCGATAAGACTAGCAACATTCTACCCTGTTTGAAGATAGGAGGTAAGCTAGCTACATCACACGCAGAAAGAGATCAGCGGCAATATCGCAGGTTAATCCAATTAATATAAATACCGAACAACCAAAACAGACAAAGGTGGACAAATCACCAATTTTATAGAGTTAGCGAATTGAGGATGGATGCACCATAGAACGGTTTCGACCGTCAGATTTTGCTTGATACAGCGCACTGTCAGCCAAGGCAACAGCCGATTCCATTTCATCATCAGGTGTAGGAATGTAAGAGATAATACCAATGCTCACAGTGATGAATTCAGAGACTGTCGACTTCTCATGCGCAAGTTCCAATTTTAGGACTTCGTCATGAATACGCTGCGCCACCAGCTGAGCACCGTCGGTCGTTGTATTTGGCAGAATAAAGCCGAACTCTTCGCCACCATAACGAGCCACACAATCAGATGAACGATTCAACACCTGCTTAAATGCCTGCGAAACCTGAATCAAAGCATCATCACCTTGTTGGTGTCCGTAAAAATCGTTGTAGCCTTTAAAGAAGTCGATATCACACAACATGATCGTCAGTGGTAACTTCTCACGCACATGATAATGCCACAGTGTAGAGAGCTGTTCGTCGAAACGGCGTCGGTTGGAAACCTGGGTCAAACTATCCATAAAGCTGAGACGTTCAAGCTCAAGGTTGGCCTCTTCAAGCTTCTGCTCAGCGAGATAACGCTCGGTGATATCACGCGCCATGATCAAAACACCATTAGTACTGGATACTGGATCTCTAAACGGTGATTTCACGACATCGTACCAAGTGTATTCTCCATCACTAGAGACAACCTTATCGATATAGCGTAACGATTTACCATGATGAAGCACTTGATGATCAGTGTCTGAGATACGCATATACATACTATTCGGCACGACATCTTGCAGGCGCTTACCCACTAGGTCACTGACCGCAGAGATACCAAGCGCCGCCACAAACGGTTTATTACACGCTTGATAAACCATGTTTTCGTTGAAGATACCAATCGAGTCTGGGCTCGCTTCCAAGATGTTTTGCAATATGGTGTCACGTTGCGCAAGTGCCACTTCGGTATCTTTACGCTTCTCCATTTCGCCACGCAATTTCTGCTGCATGTCATGCCAATCGGTCACATCATGACTAATAGAGAGCGTGCCGATGGTTTCTCCATCTTGCGAGAGCAATACACTTTGATAAGTTTCGAGCAAACACCCTTTGCCGTCCTGATCGGTTGTCCACGAACGCTCACTAACACGGCCTTTTAATGCACCACCAGAAACACTCAAGGTGCCCTCTTCCGGGCGACCGTGCCAAAATTTTTTAAACGAGCGATTACTCGCGACCAACTCACCCTTTTTATCTTTCACGTAGATCAGCTCAGACAAAGAATCCAACGCGGTACGAGCAACATTCAGTTCTCGAACTTCTTGGGACAGTTCTTCGTTAGTGTTTTTATAAGGTGAGGCGTGAATCATCCAAGCCTGCTTATTTCTAAAATGGATCTTACGACCGACCAAGTTGATCTTGAACGACTCAAATTCAGAAAGCGCCCACAGGGAGACCTGCTCGAAGGCTCGAGAGTTAATGTGATTGGTTAAGTAGTGACGAAAGCTGTTCTCACTTTCCACAGTAGGAAAGCGAAAATTAACACCGATTTGGCGGATACCGAGCAACTGCATGGCTTGACGATTGGCATAGAGTATTTCGCCACTTCGAACATCAACAAAGTAGAGTGGCGACGGGGTAGCAAGTAGAAGTGTTTCGATATGCGACTGATAACGAGAATAGAGATGCCAGCAGATGAGAGCAATCAGCAATACAACAACGATATAAATACCGTAGCCATACGCCCTGTCCCACAACCAAGTCATTACCAGTTCCATTTACTCTCAATCTATACCATAAAATCTGTGAGGGAAATGTTACCACTATTTGTTGGTTTTATCTGCTGTTACCTACAGTCACCCATTTCTATTAATTGGCTGCGTTTAAAACAGGCAACGTGTACTCGAATGCAGAACCAGTTTTGATGCCTTGAGCACCGGTTTTATCGAGCGAACGGCCTATTTCAGTCATCGCTAACCATCGGTTCTCACACCATAAAGGAGAAAGTAACGTTGGGCGTCTCGCCGCTGAAGAAACACGGTGATAAACCACGTCCGCAGGCGTGCGTTGAATGATATCAGTCGCGATATCGATGTACTCTTCAAGGCTTGGGGCTTCTAGCTTTCCTGCCTTCCACGCCTTAGCCATGGTACTGCCCTCTACTATATGAAGGCCGTGCAGCTTAATACCATCGGTGCCAACGGCTAATACCTTGTCTAAGGTTTCAAGGTTATCCGCTTTGGTTTCTTTTGGTAGGCCAACAATCAGATGAGTACACACCTTGATACCTAAAGCGCGTGCGCGTTGGGTGATCGTTTCATACACTGCAAAATCGTGGCCGCGGTTAATTCGCTTGAGGGTTTTATCATTGGCGGTTTGCAGGCCAAGCTCGAGCCAAATCTCATAGCCTTGTTTAACGTAGTCCGCTAACAGATCCAACACCGCATCAGGCACACAGTCTGGTCGCGTGCCAACACAAAGACCAACGATCTCTGCACCGGGTGCTTTTAGCGCCTCTTCATACATATTCTTGAGCACTTGCACCTCAGCATAAGTGCTGGTGTACGCCTGAAAGTAAGCCAAATACTTCTTGGCACGAGCAATCTCACCCGCACGATCTTTTAGCTGGTCAGCAATACTTTGAATTTGAGTTTGTTCATCAGCAAAGGAAGCCACGTTACAAAACGTGCAACCTCCACGGCCAATTGTCCCGTCTCGGTTTGGGCAGCTGAAACCACCGTGAAGCGTCAGCTTGTGGACTTTCTCGCCATAACGGCGTTGAAGATCTTGGCCGATAGTATTAACTAACTCATGTAATTGCATATTTTCAAAGCACTCAAGTAAATAAGAATGAATATCAGTCTTTTTTTGAAAAAAATTACATCCCTGCAAAATTCGACCAATTAGTTTACTCAAGGCTTTTTGCGAGCAACCTAACAAATATCAATAAACATGCAAAAAATCTGCTCTATTTGCCTAATGTTGCACATTTGTTAGACATTAAATTCAAAATAAAACGAAAAAAATGGTCTACATGGTTCAACTTTCATTGCAATTCGCCTAAACAAAATTGTAGGATACTTACACATATTGGCTATTTTTGAGTATTTACTTACAACTAAAACTTGCTAATAAGTCGGTGATATCCATATCCCACCTATATAAACCACTAGTTTGTGGTTAAAAATAAACGGATATCACTAAGGATTGTTTTTCTCGCAATACTTTTCCTGCGAGATACGGAAAGGATTCAAACCGCCAGCATAGGCAGGTTTAGACCCATAAATATAAAAGGACAAGGCTGACTTTATACAAAGAAGTTGCGCCTAGATTTAACTGGAAGGATGTATCTATGGTAGATCAAGAGCAGAACTCACAGGGTCTGTATACTCCTGAATTGGAGCATGACGCTTGTGGTATCGGTTTTGTTGCGCATCTAAAGAATCGCAAATCTCATGATGTAGTAACTCAAGCACTCGATATGCTTGCACGTATGGAACACCGTGGCGGCCAAGGCTGCGATCCGTGTTCTGGTGATGGTGCAGGTATCCTGCTACAGAAGCCGCACGAATTCTTACTAGAAGAAGCCGTAAAGCTTGGAATTAAGCTGCCATCTTTTGAAAAATATGGTGTTGGTGTTGTACTTTTCCCTAAAGATGAACACAAACGTGCACAGTGTCGTGACATTCTAGAACGCAATGCACAACGCCTTGAATTAGAAGTTATCGGTTACCGTGAACTTCCAACTGACAATTCAATGATTGGTGCTGACCCACTAAGCACTGAACCTCAATTTGAACACGTATTTATTTCTGGCGGCCCTGGTATCACACCAGAAGAGCTTGAGCGTAAACTGTATGTTCTACGTAACTACACAGTTCGTGTATGCCTAGAAAGCGTTTCAAATATCGGTGATGACTTCTACATCAACTCTATGTCTTACAAGACATTGGTGTACAAAGGTCAGCTAACAACTGAACAAGTTCCTCAGTACTTCCTAGACCTGCAAAATCCAACCATGGTGACAGCTCTAGCACTGGTACACTCTCGCTTCTCTACCAATACATTCCCACGTTGGCGTCTAGCTCAGCCTTTCCGTTACATCGCGCATAATGGCGAAATCAATACGGTTCGCGGCAACCTGAACTGGATGAAAGCACGTGAAGCGATCCTTGAATCGGATCTGTTTACACAAGCTGAAATCGACATGCTACTGCCTATCTGTCAGGAAGGTAGTTCGGATTCATCAAACTTCGATATGGCGCTTGAGCTACTTGTTCTTTCAGGTCGTACTCTGCCACACGCGTTGATGATGATGATCCCGGAAGCATGGCAAGAAAACAAAAACATGGATCCAACTCGTCGCGCGTTCTACCAGTACCACGCGAACGTTATGGAACCATGGGATGGCCCAGCATCTGTATGTTTCACCGATGGTGTTCAAGTAGGTGCAACACTTGACCGTAACGGTCTGCGTCCTTCTCGCTACACAGTGACAAAAGACGACTTCCTAGTAATGGCGTCTGAGTCTGGTGTTGTTGAGATCGCACCTGAAAACGTTGAGTACCGTGGTCGTCTTCAGCCAGGTCGTATTTTTGTTGCTGACCTTGAGCAAGGCCGCATCATTTCTGATGAAGAAGTGAAAGACAGCATTGCTAAAGCACAACCTTACGAAAAGTGGGTTGAAGAGAACCTTCTGAGCCTGAAAAAGCTACCAGATGCGAGCAACGAATTTAGCCAACCTTCTCCAGAGAAACTTCTCCACAAACAGCAATCGTTTGGCGTGAGCTCTGAAGAAGTAAACGAAATTATTCTACCTCTTGCGAAAACAGGCTACGAGCCACTTTCTGCAATGGGGGCTGACTGGCCGCTAGCGATTCTTTCTCACCAATCGCAGCACCTTTCAAACTACTTCAAACAGTTGTTTGCACAAGTAACTAACCCGCCGATCGACCCGATTCGTGAGCGTATGGTTATGTCTCTGAACACTTACCTAGGTAAGGATCAGAACTTACTTGCTGAAACACCTGAGCACTGTCAAAAAGTAGAACTTGAATCTCCAGTCCTGTCTAACTCTGAGTTAGAAAAACTGCGTGCAATCGATAACGAGCACCTTCAAGCGAAGACGCTGGATATCGTATTCCAAGCAAATGGCGACCAAGGTAAGTTAGAGCGCGCACTTAAGCGTATCTGCCAATATGCAGAAGACGCCGTGATTGATGGCTACTCTATCATCCTACTGACTGACCGTGCGGTTAACTCTAACCACGCCGCTATTCCAGCAATGCTGGCGGTTGGCGCGGTTCACCACCACCTAATCCGTAAAGGCCTACGTGCTAAGTGTGACATCGTTGTTGAAACAGGTGATGCTCGTGAAACACACCACTTTGCAACGCTTATCGGTTACGGTGCAAACGCAGTTAACCCATACTTAGTTATTGAAACGATTGTTGAACTGCAACGTACGAAGAAGCTAGATCCAAACGTACACCCACGTGAGTTATTCGATAACTACCGTAAAGGTGTTAACGGCGGTCTACTTAAGATCTTCTCTAAGATGGGGATCTCTACGCTGCAGTCTTACCACGGTGCACAAATCTTTGAAGCACTTGGTGTTAGCAAATCAGTGGTTGAAAAATACTTCACAGGTACGGTTTCTCGTATCCAAGGTCTAACGATCGACGATATCGCGCGAGAAGTACTGGTTCGTCACCGTGTTGGTTACCCAGCTCGTGAAATCCCAGCTCAGATCCTTGATGTTGGTGGTGTTTACCAGTGGAAACAACGTGGTGAGAAACACTTATTCAACCCAGAAACGATTTCTCTACTTCAAGAGTCGACGCGTAACAAAGATTACGGTCAGTTCAAGAAGTACGCAAAAGCAGTCGATGATCAAGGCGACAACGCAGCAACGCTACGTAGCCAACTTGATTTCATCAAGAACCCTGCAGGCTCTATTCCTCTAGCAGAAGTAGAACCAATCGAGAACATCCTTAAGCGTTTCGCTACAGGCGCAATGAGCTTTGGTTCAATCTCGCATGAGGCTCACTCAACACTGGCTGTTGCAATGAACCGCATTGGCGCGAAATCAAACTCAGGTGAAGGTGGTGAAGATCCAGCACGTTTCGAACGTAAAGAAAACGGTGACTGGGAACGTTCAGCTATCAAACAGGTCGCTTCTGGTCGCTTTGGTGTAACGTCTTACTACCTATCTAACGCTGATGAGCTGCAAATCAAGATGGCTCAAGGTGCGAAACCTGGTGAGGGTGGTCAATTACCTGGTGATAAGGTTGATGACTGGATCGGTGCAACGCGTCACTCGACTCCGGGCGTAGGTCTTATCTCGCCACCGCCACACCACGATATCTACTCAATCGAAGATTTGGCTCAGCTGATCTACGATCTGAAAAACGCGAACCGTAACGGCCGTGTCAACGTGAAGCTAGTATCGGAAGCTGGCGTAGGTACGATTGCATCGGGTGTAGCAAAAGCGAAAGCTGACGTAGTACTTATCGCAGGTTTTGATGGTGGTACTGGTGCATCTCCGATGTCTTCTATCCGTCACACTGGTTTGCCTTGGGAGCTTGGTCTAGCGGAAACGCACCAAACACTACTGAAAAATGGCCTACGTAACCGTATCGTTGTTCAGTCTGATGGTCAGATGAAAACACCACGTGACCTTGCAGTAGCAACACTACTTGGTGCGGAAGAATGGGGCGTAGCAACAGCAGCATTGGTTGTTGAAGGCTGTATCATGATGCGTAAGTGTCACAAGAATACATGTCCTGTTGGTATCGCAACACAGAATAAGACTCTACGTGAGCGTTTCGACGGCCGCGTAGAAGACGTAGTGACTTTCTTCCAATACATGGCTGAAGGCCTACGTGAAGTAATGGCTGAACTTGGCTTCCGCTCTATCGATGAGATGGTGGGTCAATCGCACAAACTTAAAGTTCGTGACGACATCGGCCACTGGAAGTACAAGAACCTAGATCTAACACCTGTACTGCACATTGAGCAGGCTCGTGAAGAAGATGGTATCTACAACCAGACACAACAAAACCACAACCTTGAAGATGTTCTAGACCGTAAGTTGATTCAAGCTGCGATTCCTGCACTTGAGAAAGGTGAAGCCGTGAATGCGACCTTCCCTATCATCAACACGGACCGCTCTGCGGGTACCATGCTGTCGAACGAAATCTCGAAGGTTTACAAAGACCAAGGTTTACCACAACCAATGAACGTTAAGTTCCACGGTAGTGCTGGCCAATCTTTCGGTGCATTCCTTGCGAAAGGCGTTAAGTTCGAAGTAGAAGGCGACGCGAACGATTACTGGGGTAAAGGTCTGTCTGGCGGTACTTTGGTACTGTACCCAGATGCGAAATCTTCTATCGTTGCTGAAGATAACATCGTGGTTGGTAACGTATGTTTCTACGGTGCGACCTCAGGTGAATCTTTCATTCGCGGTATGGCTGGCGAACGTTTCTGTGTTCGTAACTCAGGCGCGAAGGTTGTTGTTGAAGGCGTTGGTGACCACGGTTGTGAATACATGACTGGCGGTGTTGCTATTATCCTTGGCTCAACGGGTCGTAACTTTGCTGCGGGTATGAGTGGTGGTGTCGCTTATGTTTGGGATAAAGCGGGCGACTTCGAAACCAAGCTTAACTCTGAACTTGTAGACCTAGATCCAATTGAACAAGAAGATAAAGATCTTCTACTAGATATGCTAACCAAGCACGTTGAATTCACAGGAAGTGAAGTTGCTCAGTCTTTCCTCGACAACTTTGAAGCAAGTGTTGCATCACTAATTAAAGTCATGCCACGCGACTACAAAGCAGTTCTTGAGAAGCGTAAAGCTGAAGCACAACAAGCACAAACGGAAGAAGTGGAGGCAGTATAATGGGTAAGCCTACTGGATTTTTAGAACACGGTCGTGAGCTTCCAAAGAAGCTCGACCCGTCAGTTCGTATCGAAGACAACAAAGAGTTCGTACTTAACGAAGAGTTTGGTGACAAGATCAATACTCAAGCATCTCGTTGTATGGACTGTGGCGTACCTTTCTGTCACAGCGGTTGTCCGATTGGTAACATAATCCCAGAATTCAATGACGCGGTTTACCGTGACAGCTGGGAAGAGGCTTGGAACATCCTAAGCTCAACCAATAACTTCCCTGAATTTACAGGTCGTGTGTGTCCTTCTCCTTGTGAGAGTGCTTGTGTACTAGGTATCAACCAAGACCCAATCACTATCTGTAATATCGAGAAAACAATTGTAGAAACTGCGTACCGTGAAGGGTACGCAAAACCTAAAACACCTCGTTCTCGCACGGGTAAAACAGTAGCTGTTATCGGTTCAGGTCCTGCTGGCCTGGCCGCTGCTGAGCAACTAAACAGTGCAGGTCACTCAGTGACTGTATTTGAACGTGACGAGAAAGTTGGCGGCCTACTGCGTTTCGGTATCCCAGATTTCAAACTGGGTATGGACGTGATTGATCGTAAGATCAACCTAATGGCTGAAGCGGGCGTTGAATTTAAAGTGAACCAGCACATCGGTGTTGATGTTAATGCTCAGCAACTACGTCAAGAGTTTGATGTAGTCTTGCTAACAGGTGGTTCTACGGTTCCGCGTGACCTACCAATTCCAGGTCGTGAGCTAAAAGGCGTTCATTTTGCGATGGAATTCCTTGGTCAAAACAACCGTCGTGCCAACGACCTAGACCTGAAAACAGAAGAGATTTACGCTCAAGATAAACACATTGTGGTTATCGGTGGTGGTGATACGGGTTCTGACTGTGTGGGTACATCAAACCGTCATAAAGCAGCAAGCATTACTCAGGTAGAGATCATGCCGATCCCACCAGAGAAACGCCCTGCAAATATGCCTTGGCCTCAATACCCAATGATCATGAAAACAACGACTTCTCACGAAGAAGGTTGTGAACGCCACTGGAACATCTTAACCAAAGAGTTCATCGGTAACGAGCAAGGTCAAGTGACGGGTCTACGTATTGCTGACATCGTTTGGCAAGATGCGAAACCAGGTGAGCGCCCAAGCTTTGAAGAAGTGGCGAACACAGAACGTGTTATCCCTTGTGATATGGCATTCCTAGCGATGGGTTTCTTACACCCAGAGCCAACAGGTGTGCTAGCTCAACTAGACATTAAACTGGACGAGCGCGGTAACGTCGCTTCTGAAGGTTACGCAACTAACCAGAAAGGCGTTTTCGCTGCTGGTGATATGCGTACAGGTCAGTCTCTAGTGGTACGTTGTATTAATGAAGGTCGTGAATGTGCAATTGCTATTGATGACTTCTTAATGGGTAACTCAAACTTAGAAGCGAAAGCTGATTCACTCATGCTTTCCGCATAATATTTCTCGGGCTAGCGTCAATGACGTTAGCCTAGAGGAAAAGTAACACCCTTCCTAACTTTTATATTTGGCTAGCACTCGATGCTAGCCTTTTTTCTATCTGGCCTTCGGCGTTTTCAAAAACACCCTGTTGTATATGTTAAATATCATTAACATTCATCTTGCATATCTCATTGATATCCATCGACTATTTTAGATTATTAAGTGGCTAATCGCGTTTATGCATGATAATTAACCATGAACTTGACCTTAAACACAATTAGCTATACGTTGTAAAGCTGATGAAAATAAAATCAATCGGTTTTGTTAACACAACCAATAACGTTTTAACTGGCTAAAGCAAACTATCAGTTTATAAAAAACAACAAGTACATGAATAGTTAGTCATTTACTGTCTGGATGACAGAGAAGCAAAAGGGAGAATTGCAATGGCTCTATATGATCCTAGTCTTGAAAAAGACAACTGTGGATTTGGTTTAATAGCGCAAATGGAAGGCCAACCTAGTCATAAGTTGGTAAGAACTGCTATTTCAGCCCTAGATCGCATGACACACCGTGGTGGTATCGCTGCGGATGGTAAAACCGGAGATGGCTGTGGCTTATTACTGCAGAAGCCAGACTCTTACCTCAGAATTATCGCAGAAGAGAATAACTTCAACCTCGGCAAGCAATACGCTGTCGGCATGATTTTCTTCAGCCAAGACCCAATAAAAGCGCAATCCACGCAAGACATCGTCAATAAAGAGCTCGCTCAAGAGACACTCACCGTCGCAGGTTGGCGTGTCGTGCCGACTAACACCGACGTATTAGGTCCAATCGCAAAAGACTCAGTGCCCAACATTCAACAAGTCTTTATCTCAGCACCTGCAGGCTGGCGTGAGCGTGATATCGAACGTCGCCTATACATTGCTCGTCGCAGAATTGAAAAGCAGATCACCGAAGACAAAGATTTCTATATTTGTAGCCTTTCAACACAAGTAATGGTCTACAAAGGTCTGTGTATGCCGGCCGATCTTCCGCGATTTTACCTCGATCTTGCAGACTTACGTATGGAATCTGCAATATGTCTTTTCCACCAGCGTTTCTCAACTAACACACAACCGCGCTGGCCACTGGCTCAACCATTCCGCTATTTGGCGCACAACGGTGAGATCAATACCATTGAAGGTAACCGCCAATGGGCAAAGGCTCGTGCCTATAAATTCTCTTCACCACTGCTGCCGGATTTACAAACCGCAGCGCCCTTTGTGAATGAGACAGGCTCAGACTCTTCAAGCCTAGATAACATGCTCGACCTGTTCCTTGCCGGTGGTATGGATGTGTTCCGAGCAATGCGTATGCTTGTTCCGCCCGCTTGGCAAAACCACCCAGACATGGACCCAGATCTACGTGCCTTCTACGATTTCAACTCCAAGCACATGGAACCGTGGGATGGCCCTGCTGGCATCGTACTTTCAGATGGTCGTTACGCCGCATGTAACCTCGATAGAAATGGCCTACGCCCGGCGCGTTATGTGATTACTAAAGACAACCTAATCACGCTGGCATCTGAGGTCGGTATCTGGAATTACGCACCGGATGAAGTTGCAGAAAAAGGCCGTGTTGGTCCAGGTGAATTGCTGGTGATCGATACTCGCCGCGGCAAGCTATGGCAATCTAATGAGATCGACAATGACCTCAAAGGCCGCCACCCATATAAAGAGTGGATGGAAAAGAACGTTCACAAGTTAACGCCATTTTCTGCGCTGCAAGATGACCAAGTCGGTAAGCGTAGCTTTGACGATGACACGCTCAAGACCTACCAAAAACAGTTTGCGATGAGCAACGAGGAGTCAGACCAAGTACTGCGTGTGCTTGGTGACATGGGGCAAGAAGCGGTAGGTTCGATGGGCGATGATACGCCGATGGCTGTGCTCTCTTCAAAAGAGCGTCTGGTTACTGATTACTTCCGCCAGAAGTTTGCACAGGTCACCAACCCACCAATTGATCCACTGCGTGAAAAACACGTGATGTCTTT
This region of Vibrio sp. BS-M-Sm-2 genomic DNA includes:
- the gltB gene encoding glutamate synthase large subunit — its product is MVDQEQNSQGLYTPELEHDACGIGFVAHLKNRKSHDVVTQALDMLARMEHRGGQGCDPCSGDGAGILLQKPHEFLLEEAVKLGIKLPSFEKYGVGVVLFPKDEHKRAQCRDILERNAQRLELEVIGYRELPTDNSMIGADPLSTEPQFEHVFISGGPGITPEELERKLYVLRNYTVRVCLESVSNIGDDFYINSMSYKTLVYKGQLTTEQVPQYFLDLQNPTMVTALALVHSRFSTNTFPRWRLAQPFRYIAHNGEINTVRGNLNWMKAREAILESDLFTQAEIDMLLPICQEGSSDSSNFDMALELLVLSGRTLPHALMMMIPEAWQENKNMDPTRRAFYQYHANVMEPWDGPASVCFTDGVQVGATLDRNGLRPSRYTVTKDDFLVMASESGVVEIAPENVEYRGRLQPGRIFVADLEQGRIISDEEVKDSIAKAQPYEKWVEENLLSLKKLPDASNEFSQPSPEKLLHKQQSFGVSSEEVNEIILPLAKTGYEPLSAMGADWPLAILSHQSQHLSNYFKQLFAQVTNPPIDPIRERMVMSLNTYLGKDQNLLAETPEHCQKVELESPVLSNSELEKLRAIDNEHLQAKTLDIVFQANGDQGKLERALKRICQYAEDAVIDGYSIILLTDRAVNSNHAAIPAMLAVGAVHHHLIRKGLRAKCDIVVETGDARETHHFATLIGYGANAVNPYLVIETIVELQRTKKLDPNVHPRELFDNYRKGVNGGLLKIFSKMGISTLQSYHGAQIFEALGVSKSVVEKYFTGTVSRIQGLTIDDIAREVLVRHRVGYPAREIPAQILDVGGVYQWKQRGEKHLFNPETISLLQESTRNKDYGQFKKYAKAVDDQGDNAATLRSQLDFIKNPAGSIPLAEVEPIENILKRFATGAMSFGSISHEAHSTLAVAMNRIGAKSNSGEGGEDPARFERKENGDWERSAIKQVASGRFGVTSYYLSNADELQIKMAQGAKPGEGGQLPGDKVDDWIGATRHSTPGVGLISPPPHHDIYSIEDLAQLIYDLKNANRNGRVNVKLVSEAGVGTIASGVAKAKADVVLIAGFDGGTGASPMSSIRHTGLPWELGLAETHQTLLKNGLRNRIVVQSDGQMKTPRDLAVATLLGAEEWGVATAALVVEGCIMMRKCHKNTCPVGIATQNKTLRERFDGRVEDVVTFFQYMAEGLREVMAELGFRSIDEMVGQSHKLKVRDDIGHWKYKNLDLTPVLHIEQAREEDGIYNQTQQNHNLEDVLDRKLIQAAIPALEKGEAVNATFPIINTDRSAGTMLSNEISKVYKDQGLPQPMNVKFHGSAGQSFGAFLAKGVKFEVEGDANDYWGKGLSGGTLVLYPDAKSSIVAEDNIVVGNVCFYGATSGESFIRGMAGERFCVRNSGAKVVVEGVGDHGCEYMTGGVAIILGSTGRNFAAGMSGGVAYVWDKAGDFETKLNSELVDLDPIEQEDKDLLLDMLTKHVEFTGSEVAQSFLDNFEASVASLIKVMPRDYKAVLEKRKAEAQQAQTEEVEAV
- a CDS encoding glutamate synthase subunit beta is translated as MGKPTGFLEHGRELPKKLDPSVRIEDNKEFVLNEEFGDKINTQASRCMDCGVPFCHSGCPIGNIIPEFNDAVYRDSWEEAWNILSSTNNFPEFTGRVCPSPCESACVLGINQDPITICNIEKTIVETAYREGYAKPKTPRSRTGKTVAVIGSGPAGLAAAEQLNSAGHSVTVFERDEKVGGLLRFGIPDFKLGMDVIDRKINLMAEAGVEFKVNQHIGVDVNAQQLRQEFDVVLLTGGSTVPRDLPIPGRELKGVHFAMEFLGQNNRRANDLDLKTEEIYAQDKHIVVIGGGDTGSDCVGTSNRHKAASITQVEIMPIPPEKRPANMPWPQYPMIMKTTTSHEEGCERHWNILTKEFIGNEQGQVTGLRIADIVWQDAKPGERPSFEEVANTERVIPCDMAFLAMGFLHPEPTGVLAQLDIKLDERGNVASEGYATNQKGVFAAGDMRTGQSLVVRCINEGRECAIAIDDFLMGNSNLEAKADSLMLSA